The genomic DNA CGGGACGCCTCGAAGGTGGCGAGGGCGCCGGAGGCGAAGCGGGCGGTGAAGAGAGCGGCGTCGTCGACGGTGACGGTGCCGAGACCGCCCGCGGAGACCGCGGCGAGCCCGCCGGTCGTGCCGCCGGGCAGCGGACGCTCCCGTACGAAGGTCTCGGTGAGCGCGGAGACTCCGGCCAGGGGCTCGCCCGCGAGGTACTGGGCCAGGTCGACGATGTGGGCGCCCAGGTCGCCGAGCGCCCCCGAACCGGCCACTTCCCTGCGCAGTCGCCAGGTGAGCGGAAACTCGGGGTCGACCAGCCAGTCCTGAAGGTACGTCACCCGCACGTGCCGCAGGGTGCCCAGCCGGCCTTCGCGGACCATCCGCCGGGCCAGCGAGGTGGCGGGCAGCCGACGGTAGTTGAAGCCGACCATGGTCAACCGGCCCTGCCGATAAGCCTGTTCGCCCGCGGCCGCCATGGCCTCCGCTTCCTCGACCGTGTTCGCGAGGGGTTTCTCGCACAGGACGTGTTTGCCCGCGGCCAGCGCGGCGACGGCGATCTCGGCATGGCTGTCACCCGGGGTGCAGATGTCGACGACGTCGACGTCGTCACGGGCGATCAGGGCGCGCCAGTCGGTCTCGGCCGCCGCCCAGCCGTGCCGCTCGGCCATGGCGCGCACGGCCTGTCCGTCGCGGCCGCACACGGCGGCGAGCACCGGGCGGGACGGCAGGTCGAAGACGCGGCCGACGGTGCGCCAGCCCTGGGAGTGGGCGGCGCCCATGAAGGCGTAGCCGACCATGCCGATACCGAGCGGCGGCTTCCCGGCGTCCGCCTCGTCGCGCGGGTGCGGCTGTCCCATACCGTTGTCCTCCTCTTCGTCGTGGCGCGGTGGGGGTGCGAGCAGGGGCGGTCACCTGAAGCCGGTGGACATGTACTGGCCGACGTTGTCCTTGTCGACGACCGCCGAGTAGAGGGTCAGGGAGGCCGGGATCTCGAACTCGGCGAGGCCGCCGACGCCCTTGCCCTGGCCGAGCGCGCGGGCCAGGTCGATGGCGGACGCGGCCATGGTCGGCGGGTACAGCACGGTCGCCTTCAGGACACCGTCGTCCGCCTTGATGGCCTGGAAGGCGGAGAGCGCGCCCGCGCCGCCGACCATCAGGAAGTCGTCCCGTCCGGCCTGCTTGATGGCCCGCAGCGCGCCGACGCCCTGGTCGTCGTCGTGGTTCCACAGCGCGTCGAACCTGGACTGGGCCTGGAGGAGCTGGGCCATCTTCGACTGTCCGGACTCGACGGTGAACTCGGCTGCCTGCCGGGCGACCTTCCTGATGTTCGGGTAGTTCTTCAGCGCCGCGTCGAAGCCCTGCGTGCGCTGCTTGGTGAGCTCCAGGTTGTCCAGCCCGGCCAGCTCGACGACGCGCGCGTTCGGCTTGTCCTTGAGCTTCTCGCCGATGTAGCGGCCGGCGCTCAGCCCCATGCCGTAGTTGTCGCCGCCGATCCAGCAGCGGTACGCCTGCGGGGAGTTGAAGATACGGTCGAGGTTGACGACGGGTATGCCCGCGCGCATCGCCTTGAGGCCGACCTGGGTGAGTGCCTTGCCGTCGGCGGGCAGGACGACCAGGACGTCGACCTTCTTGTTGATCAGCGTCTCGATCTGGCCGATCTGCGCGGCGGTGTCGTTGGAGCCCTCGGTGATCTCCAGCGTCACGTCGCCGTACTTCTTCGCCCGGCTCTTCGCGTTGTCGTTGATCGCGTTGAGCCAGCCGTGGTCGGCCTGCGGTCCGGCGAAGCCGATGGTGACGTGCTTGCCGGGTTTGTCGTCGGCGGCCGACCGGTCGTTCGCGGCCGGCTTCTCGGACGTGGTGTCATTGCTTGTGCAACCCACGAGGAGGGCACCGGCGGATACGGCGGCGGTCCCGAAGAGCAGTCCTCTGCGGCTCGTGACAGGTGTCGGCTCTGGCATGGCGGTGAACCCTTTCCTCAGGTCGTGCTCGCGGTACGGCGCTGGACCAGCACGGCGGCGACGATGATCGCGCCCTTGGCGATCTGCTGGACGTCGCTCTGCAGGTTGTTCAGGGCGAAGATGTCGGTGATCGTGGTGAAGATCAGTACGCCGAGGACCGAGCCGGTGATGGTGCCCCGGCCTCCGCTGAGCAGGGTGCCGCCGATGATCGCGGCCGCGATGGCGTCGAGCTCGTACAGGTTGCCGTTGGTGTTCTGGCCCGAGCCGGACAGGATGATCAGCAGGAAGGCGGCGATGCCGCAGCACAGCCCGGAGAGCAGGTAGAGGTACAGCCGCTGGCGTCGTACGTCGATGCCCGCGAGCCGGGCCGCCTCCGCGTTGCCGCCGACGGCGACCGTGCGCCGCCCGAAGGTGGTGCGGTTCAGGATCAGCCAGCCGATGACCGTCACGACCGCGAAGACCAGGACGAGCGGCGGGATGCCGAGCAGATAGGAATCGCGCTCCCCCAGCTTCAGGACCGTGTCGACGGTGACGATCTGTGTCCTGCCGTCCGTGATCTGGAGCGCGAGGC from Streptomyces avermitilis MA-4680 = NBRC 14893 includes the following:
- a CDS encoding Gfo/Idh/MocA family protein, translating into MGQPHPRDEADAGKPPLGIGMVGYAFMGAAHSQGWRTVGRVFDLPSRPVLAAVCGRDGQAVRAMAERHGWAAAETDWRALIARDDVDVVDICTPGDSHAEIAVAALAAGKHVLCEKPLANTVEEAEAMAAAGEQAYRQGRLTMVGFNYRRLPATSLARRMVREGRLGTLRHVRVTYLQDWLVDPEFPLTWRLRREVAGSGALGDLGAHIVDLAQYLAGEPLAGVSALTETFVRERPLPGGTTGGLAAVSAGGLGTVTVDDAALFTARFASGALATFEASRFATGRKNSLRIELNGERGSLAFDLERLNELAYHDHTEPLAHAGFRRILVTEPDHPYLEAWWPPGHGLGYEHTFVHQARDLVHAIAANHRPEPSFADGLQVQRVLAAVEESAAKNSVYTPVVV
- a CDS encoding ABC transporter permease; amino-acid sequence: MTQPVSPPRGGTGQASPVSELPAWRSLAARADVRTLSLLGVLAALVVIGGITKPDEFLDTRNLQLVLTQASVIGVVTVGMTFVITSGGIDLSVGAIVALASVWATTVATQEYGFAGILFTAMIVGVGCGLVNGLLIAYGGLVPFIATLAMLASARGLALQITDGRTQIVTVDTVLKLGERDSYLLGIPPLVLVFAVVTVIGWLILNRTTFGRRTVAVGGNAEAARLAGIDVRRQRLYLYLLSGLCCGIAAFLLIILSGSGQNTNGNLYELDAIAAAIIGGTLLSGGRGTITGSVLGVLIFTTITDIFALNNLQSDVQQIAKGAIIVAAVLVQRRTASTT
- a CDS encoding substrate-binding domain-containing protein — translated: MPEPTPVTSRRGLLFGTAAVSAGALLVGCTSNDTTSEKPAANDRSAADDKPGKHVTIGFAGPQADHGWLNAINDNAKSRAKKYGDVTLEITEGSNDTAAQIGQIETLINKKVDVLVVLPADGKALTQVGLKAMRAGIPVVNLDRIFNSPQAYRCWIGGDNYGMGLSAGRYIGEKLKDKPNARVVELAGLDNLELTKQRTQGFDAALKNYPNIRKVARQAAEFTVESGQSKMAQLLQAQSRFDALWNHDDDQGVGALRAIKQAGRDDFLMVGGAGALSAFQAIKADDGVLKATVLYPPTMAASAIDLARALGQGKGVGGLAEFEIPASLTLYSAVVDKDNVGQYMSTGFR